A section of the Methanomassiliicoccus luminyensis B10 genome encodes:
- a CDS encoding ABC transporter ATP-binding protein, whose protein sequence is MMQGGRPGGPGGRHQGGKAKSFKDAWRKMLAYMRPYAVAIIVASVLVIIGTALTVIGPDKLSEITNLIYGGMTTGSFDLAGVASIGMFLVTIYIISAVTTYGQGYIVATVVQKLSKRLRTDISEKINRLPLRYFDRTSYGDVLSRATNDVDTIGQSMNQSLGTLLSASAMLIGSTVMMLITDVTLALTAIASALGGFGLMMLVMSRSQKHFVRQQASLGKINGYVEERYAGHNIVKAYNGEEAAQREFDSLNSELFDSAFKSLFLSGMMMPIMGFIGNLGYVMVCIVGAVQVINGTILIGTIVAFIVYVRLFTQPLTQLGQAMASLQSVAAASERVFEFLDEPELENEDGKTLVHRDVKGDVEFRNVFFGYTPEKEIIHDFSVKVKAGEKVAIVGPTGAGKTTIVNLLMRFYEVNSGDILIDNVSTRQLTRENVHDMFCMVLQDTWLFQGTIRENIAYCKEGVTDEEIENACKAVGIHHFISTLPDGYDTLLDDESKMSIGQRQQLTIARAVVQNAPLLILDEATSSVDTRTEQIIQKAMNDLTVGRTSFIIAHRLSTIKDADVILVMRNGSIVESGNHEQLLGQGGFYSELYNSQFEECN, encoded by the coding sequence ATGATGCAGGGCGGTCGTCCGGGAGGACCCGGTGGCAGGCACCAAGGGGGAAAGGCCAAGAGCTTCAAGGATGCCTGGCGAAAGATGCTGGCCTACATGAGGCCATACGCTGTGGCCATCATCGTTGCCTCTGTCCTCGTGATCATTGGGACCGCGCTTACCGTCATAGGGCCCGACAAGCTCAGCGAGATAACCAATCTGATCTACGGCGGGATGACGACCGGCTCGTTCGACCTCGCCGGGGTCGCCAGCATCGGCATGTTCCTGGTAACGATCTACATCATCTCGGCAGTGACGACCTACGGCCAAGGATACATAGTGGCCACGGTGGTCCAGAAGCTGTCGAAGCGCCTCCGCACCGACATATCGGAGAAGATCAACCGCCTTCCGCTCAGGTATTTCGATCGGACCAGCTACGGCGATGTCCTCAGCCGCGCGACCAACGATGTGGACACCATCGGTCAATCGATGAACCAGAGCCTCGGTACGCTTTTGAGCGCTTCCGCGATGCTCATAGGCTCGACGGTGATGATGCTCATTACCGATGTCACCTTGGCCCTGACCGCCATCGCTTCCGCGCTGGGCGGCTTCGGATTGATGATGCTGGTGATGTCCAGGTCGCAAAAGCACTTCGTCCGCCAGCAGGCCTCGCTGGGCAAGATAAACGGCTATGTCGAGGAGAGGTACGCAGGGCACAATATCGTCAAGGCGTACAATGGCGAGGAGGCTGCCCAGAGGGAGTTCGACTCCCTCAACAGCGAACTCTTTGACAGTGCGTTCAAGTCGCTGTTCCTCTCCGGCATGATGATGCCCATCATGGGGTTCATCGGAAATCTGGGATATGTGATGGTGTGCATCGTTGGCGCTGTTCAGGTCATCAACGGCACCATACTCATAGGCACAATAGTCGCGTTCATAGTGTACGTGCGCCTGTTCACGCAGCCCCTCACGCAGCTGGGACAGGCCATGGCCAGCCTGCAATCTGTCGCCGCAGCTTCGGAGCGGGTCTTCGAGTTCCTCGACGAACCGGAGCTGGAGAACGAAGACGGAAAGACGCTGGTCCATAGGGATGTGAAAGGGGATGTGGAGTTCAGGAACGTTTTCTTCGGGTACACTCCAGAGAAGGAGATCATCCACGATTTCTCCGTCAAGGTGAAGGCCGGAGAAAAGGTGGCGATAGTCGGCCCGACCGGGGCCGGCAAGACCACCATCGTCAACCTCCTGATGCGCTTCTACGAGGTGAACTCGGGCGATATCCTCATCGACAATGTATCGACGAGGCAGCTCACGAGGGAGAACGTGCATGACATGTTCTGCATGGTCCTTCAGGATACCTGGCTGTTCCAGGGCACCATCAGGGAGAACATCGCCTATTGCAAGGAGGGCGTCACCGATGAGGAGATCGAGAACGCCTGCAAGGCCGTCGGCATCCACCATTTCATCAGCACATTGCCGGATGGCTACGATACCCTGCTCGATGACGAGTCCAAAATGTCCATTGGACAGAGGCAGCAGCTGACCATTGCCCGTGCGGTGGTGCAGAATGCGCCCCTCCTGATCCTGGACGAGGCCACCAGCTCCGTGGATACCCGGACCGAGCAGATCATCCAAAAAGCGATGAACGACCTCACGGTGGGAAGGACCTCCTTCATCATCGCTCACCGCCTTTCGACGATAAAGGACGCTGATGTGATCCTCGTCATGAGAAACGGAAGCATCGTGGAGAGCGGGAACCATGAACAGCTTCTGGGCCAGGGCGGGTTCTACAGCGAACTGTACAACAGCCAGTTTGAGGAATGCAATTGA
- a CDS encoding ABC transporter ATP-binding protein: MILRYLKAREWGLITAITAFIVVQVWFDLMIPDHMFTITNLIQTGGTMEEVMGEGMIMLALSFGSLLMAMATGYLAAYVATSLSKRLRSMEFGKVQSFSSNEIGKFSTASLITRATNDITQVQMAVALGLQVIIRAPILAGWAIIKISGKNWQWTAATAVAIVVMIVVISALMYFVVPRFKKIQWLTDEVNRDIRENLKGIRVIRAYNAQEYQEKKFEKANENLTSNNLFTSRAMALMTPVISTVMSMLSLSIYWIGAMIIAATVGIGTQMILFSSMVTFLSYAMQVIMGFMMLIIVFIILPRAVVAARRIEEILDTEPTITDGQITESPGTANGEIVFDKVGFKYPGASDYVLKDISFKAERGETVAFIGSTGSGKSTIVSLIMRSYDVTEGSITIDGVDVRDYTLKALHGKIGYVPQKASLFSGTIASNVAYGDRTSENMEEDVRGAVEVAQATEFVEATEGGYSATIAQGGTNISGGQKQRLSIARAVYRRPEIFIFDDSFSALDYKTDRQLRSALKKETADAISIIVAQRVGTILDADKIIVLDNGYIAGIGKHHDLLGTCPVYKDIVYSQLSEEELCR, translated from the coding sequence ATGATTCTGCGGTACCTTAAGGCCAGAGAGTGGGGGCTGATCACCGCCATCACGGCGTTCATTGTGGTCCAGGTATGGTTCGACCTGATGATCCCGGATCATATGTTCACGATCACCAACCTGATCCAGACCGGAGGTACCATGGAGGAGGTCATGGGGGAGGGAATGATCATGCTCGCCCTCTCTTTCGGAAGCCTTCTGATGGCAATGGCAACAGGTTACCTGGCCGCCTATGTCGCCACGAGCCTATCCAAGCGGCTTCGTTCCATGGAGTTTGGCAAGGTCCAGTCGTTTTCCTCGAACGAGATCGGCAAATTCTCAACGGCAAGCCTGATAACGCGCGCGACCAACGATATCACGCAGGTGCAGATGGCCGTTGCGCTGGGGCTGCAGGTGATAATCAGGGCACCGATCCTGGCCGGCTGGGCGATCATTAAGATCTCCGGAAAAAACTGGCAATGGACCGCGGCTACTGCTGTGGCTATCGTCGTAATGATCGTGGTCATCTCGGCGCTGATGTACTTCGTGGTCCCCCGATTCAAGAAGATCCAGTGGCTAACCGATGAGGTCAACCGCGACATAAGAGAGAACCTCAAGGGCATTCGTGTCATCCGCGCATATAACGCGCAGGAATATCAGGAGAAGAAGTTCGAAAAGGCCAACGAGAACCTCACATCCAACAACTTGTTCACCAGCCGTGCCATGGCGCTGATGACGCCAGTGATATCAACGGTGATGAGCATGCTGTCCCTTTCCATCTATTGGATAGGGGCGATGATCATTGCGGCCACCGTAGGCATCGGGACGCAGATGATACTGTTCTCGAGCATGGTCACCTTCCTCTCGTACGCCATGCAGGTCATCATGGGCTTCATGATGCTCATCATCGTGTTCATAATCCTGCCACGGGCAGTTGTCGCCGCCAGGCGTATCGAGGAGATACTGGATACGGAACCGACTATAACGGATGGGCAGATCACGGAATCGCCCGGAACGGCCAACGGCGAGATAGTGTTCGACAAGGTGGGGTTCAAGTATCCTGGTGCATCCGACTATGTTTTGAAGGACATCAGTTTCAAGGCAGAACGAGGGGAGACCGTGGCGTTCATCGGCTCTACCGGGAGCGGGAAGAGCACCATTGTTAGTCTTATCATGCGCTCATACGATGTCACCGAGGGCTCCATCACCATCGACGGAGTGGATGTCCGCGATTACACTCTCAAGGCCCTTCATGGGAAGATAGGATATGTGCCTCAGAAGGCCAGCCTGTTCTCGGGCACCATCGCCTCCAATGTCGCTTATGGCGACAGGACGTCCGAGAACATGGAAGAGGATGTGAGGGGAGCTGTCGAGGTCGCCCAGGCAACAGAGTTCGTGGAGGCCACGGAGGGCGGCTACAGTGCCACAATAGCTCAGGGCGGGACGAACATCTCGGGAGGCCAGAAGCAGCGCCTCTCCATCGCTCGCGCGGTATATCGGCGGCCCGAGATATTCATCTTCGACGATTCGTTCTCGGCCCTGGATTATAAGACCGACCGCCAGCTCAGAAGCGCCCTCAAGAAAGAAACGGCCGATGCGATCAGCATAATCGTCGCCCAGAGGGTCGGCACGATACTGGATGCCGACAAGATCATCGTACTGGACAATGGATATATCGCGGGCATAGGCAAGCACCACGATCTACTCGGCACCTGCCCGGTGTACAAGGACATTGTCTACTCTCAACTATCCGAGGAGGAACTCTGCAGATGA
- a CDS encoding leucine-rich repeat domain-containing protein, translating into MPGEEYIMAADRHKGVMSRGGSAPERISPRRIIFGMTSVAVLFFLLSASMIPSVDGFERPPPVTNGSAGANVTYDIDLNSMCITFEGSGPMYDYDDPDVPPNDPRAGAPPWSELNLRSAIIEKGVTRVGDSALRYNPDIASVSLPDGLESIGTNAFSGTSITLIDLPDTLTSIGTLAFFGTRLTAVTVPDSVETIGGSAFAKNVNLATVVIGDGVRILSQGLVADTPVLTSFTIGKNVTAIERWLTSGSGLKDLCIPGKVAWISPEAFSTRYLDSLERIDVEPGNEYYSSSDGILFNNDKSEIVRFLPTSGIAEYYIPDGVESISPFAFYMCISLERVVLPDSVGYIGKNAFGQCTGMKYLSISDGVTQIDKSGVDTGSVLEYLYIGSGMKAVDGTIVPSLGSAINIHIGAGVTHLDYETMRQNPYLKSITVDLNNPHFASVNGALYNNNIKQLLVVPGALTGHFIMPNSVTHISDNSFRYSSLSSVTLSNDLSVIGRGAFAGTSLTSIKIPLSVKIIGDDAFAGCSNMTMIHFEGGALPTIGRNAFDTGGSEAVRVYSAMTPGFLDRYSGDTDLAYYDSEASYASIVDEMARNTAYILVAIVILSVSLVGIEVAISKKSRR; encoded by the coding sequence GTGCCCGGCGAGGAATATATTATGGCGGCAGACAGGCATAAGGGCGTAATGTCCAGAGGCGGTTCCGCACCCGAGCGCATCTCCCCTCGGCGCATCATCTTCGGCATGACCTCGGTCGCAGTGCTGTTCTTTCTTCTTTCAGCGAGCATGATCCCATCGGTGGACGGATTCGAAAGGCCGCCGCCGGTGACCAATGGAAGCGCGGGGGCCAATGTAACCTATGACATCGATCTGAACTCCATGTGCATCACCTTTGAGGGCAGCGGCCCCATGTATGACTATGACGATCCCGATGTCCCGCCCAACGACCCCCGGGCCGGTGCTCCCCCGTGGTCCGAGCTCAACCTCAGGAGCGCGATCATAGAGAAAGGCGTGACGAGAGTGGGCGACAGCGCTCTCCGGTACAATCCGGATATTGCGAGCGTAAGCCTCCCTGATGGACTTGAGTCGATAGGTACCAATGCATTCTCCGGCACTTCCATAACACTAATCGACCTGCCGGATACGCTCACCAGCATAGGCACGCTGGCATTTTTCGGTACAAGGCTAACGGCCGTGACCGTTCCGGATTCCGTGGAGACGATAGGCGGCAGCGCCTTCGCCAAGAACGTTAACCTTGCCACCGTCGTCATCGGTGACGGGGTCCGCATCCTTTCCCAAGGCCTTGTGGCGGACACTCCTGTCCTGACATCGTTCACCATCGGAAAGAACGTCACCGCGATCGAGAGATGGCTTACGAGCGGCTCCGGCCTCAAGGATCTGTGCATACCGGGGAAGGTGGCATGGATATCCCCGGAGGCCTTCTCAACAAGGTACCTCGATTCCCTGGAACGTATCGATGTGGAACCCGGCAACGAATATTATTCCAGCTCGGACGGCATACTTTTCAACAATGACAAGAGCGAGATCGTCAGATTCCTCCCCACCTCCGGGATTGCGGAGTACTATATACCGGACGGCGTGGAATCCATATCCCCTTTTGCGTTCTACATGTGCATCTCACTGGAAAGGGTCGTGCTTCCAGATTCGGTGGGATATATCGGTAAGAACGCCTTCGGACAGTGCACCGGAATGAAATATCTGTCCATATCCGACGGTGTTACCCAGATCGACAAGTCCGGTGTGGACACCGGAAGCGTGCTTGAATATCTGTATATCGGAAGCGGAATGAAGGCCGTTGACGGCACTATCGTTCCGTCCCTCGGTTCCGCGATCAATATACACATCGGCGCCGGCGTCACACATCTGGATTATGAAACGATGAGGCAGAACCCCTACCTTAAGAGCATAACCGTCGATCTCAACAACCCTCATTTCGCGTCTGTTAACGGTGCACTCTACAACAACAACATCAAACAGCTGCTCGTCGTTCCTGGCGCTTTGACTGGCCATTTCATAATGCCCAACAGCGTCACGCATATAAGCGATAACTCGTTCAGATACTCTTCCTTGTCTTCCGTTACCCTGAGCAACGATCTTTCGGTTATAGGCAGGGGCGCGTTCGCGGGCACCTCCCTCACAAGCATAAAGATACCTCTTAGTGTGAAGATCATAGGTGATGATGCCTTTGCAGGCTGTTCCAATATGACAATGATCCACTTTGAAGGGGGGGCCCTCCCGACGATAGGCAGGAACGCCTTCGACACCGGGGGGTCCGAGGCCGTAAGGGTGTATTCGGCCATGACCCCCGGGTTCCTGGACAGATATTCTGGAGATACGGACCTAGCGTACTACGACTCCGAGGCATCATATGCCAGCATTGTCGACGAGATGGCCCGCAACACTGCCTATATACTTGTGGCCATTGTCATTCTGTCCGTATCCTTGGTAGGAATAGAGGTGGCGATCTCCAAAAAGAGCAGAAGGTGA
- a CDS encoding Fic family protein yields MAYSWIMQKYILEKLRGEFLNRGSLDALPENIWKGMSSLNTYGTNAIEGNTLTYDEVETVLLDQKGVEKPIADIMETLQHEKAFRNLINRRARPIDLINILELHEEIFKGLMADAGQWRRTNVVIRGAQFSPPRPEKVVMRMEELIKEYDQRDLEGEEPFTLGSWMHHGFESIHPFSNGNGRVGRLLLNLHLMKHNWPPVNVLPGDREAYLKSLQAGNRGDLAPLTDFIMVRTGSSLLNLLSQVGTIEDELKPLVKFQGGETYSAKYLALRADQGELPAIKVKNRWQSSERALQLYIEVVGRKASGAQ; encoded by the coding sequence ATGGCATATTCATGGATAATGCAAAAATACATATTAGAGAAACTCAGAGGTGAATTTCTAAATAGGGGGTCGTTGGACGCATTGCCCGAGAATATTTGGAAAGGGATGAGCTCCTTAAACACTTACGGTACGAACGCAATAGAAGGCAACACTCTCACCTATGATGAAGTAGAGACGGTCCTCCTTGATCAAAAAGGGGTCGAAAAACCGATCGCAGATATAATGGAGACCCTGCAACACGAGAAGGCTTTTAGGAACCTGATAAACCGAAGAGCACGGCCTATCGATCTTATCAACATACTTGAACTCCACGAAGAGATTTTCAAGGGACTGATGGCCGATGCAGGCCAATGGAGACGCACCAATGTAGTCATTCGTGGGGCTCAGTTCTCTCCGCCCAGACCAGAGAAGGTCGTTATGCGAATGGAAGAACTGATCAAGGAATATGACCAGAGGGACTTGGAGGGAGAGGAACCATTCACGTTAGGGTCTTGGATGCATCATGGTTTCGAATCGATTCATCCCTTTAGCAATGGGAACGGTCGTGTGGGGAGGTTATTGTTGAATCTCCACCTCATGAAGCATAACTGGCCGCCAGTTAACGTTCTTCCGGGTGACCGCGAAGCATACTTGAAATCGCTCCAGGCAGGAAATCGCGGTGACCTAGCACCCTTGACCGATTTCATCATGGTCAGAACAGGCAGCTCGCTCCTAAACCTCTTGTCCCAGGTGGGAACCATAGAAGACGAGCTGAAGCCCTTGGTCAAATTCCAGGGTGGCGAGACATATTCGGCAAAGTACCTGGCCCTGAGGGCAGATCAGGGGGAACTCCCTGCAATTAAGGTAAAGAACAGATGGCAATCGAGCGAGAGGGCCCTTCAATTATATATCGAGGTCGTTGGAAGAAAAGCTTCAGGCGCTCAATGA